Below is a genomic region from Methanolobus sediminis.
GCTGCGGTTGCAGTTGCAACACTTGTGAAGGCTATCGAAGCTGGAACTGTAAAACCGGATGAAAAAATAGTCCTGAACATAACAGGCGGCGGACAAAAACGCCTGGCTCAAGATTATGAATTAAAACAATTACCTGTTTCACTCGAAGTGTCGGCAGAAGATGAAGATGCCGAAGACAGGGTAGTAAAAAAGGTAGCAGAAGTATTTGGAATTTGATGATTGGTGTTGCAATATGAGTGAAATAATGAATCTTACTATACTGGGCGGAGTCAACAAGGAAGGAGTTGACGAGCCTATAAGATCAGTCGAGATATCCCGTGGTGAGATCGTGGGCATTGTAGGTCCCACAGGCTCCGGGAAGAGTACTCTTATCGATGATATCGAACAGCTTGCTCAGGGTGACACCCCAACAGGAAGGACAATTCTTGTCAACGGGGAAAAGCCTGCTGCAAACATCCGTGTGGACCCACGTAAGAAACTTGTTGCTCAGTTATCCCAGAACATGCATTTCCTTGCGGATATGACCGTTGAGGAATTTCTGCAGATGCACGCACGCAGCAGGGGGAAGGATGAAAGCCTTGTCTCAAGGGTTATAGAACTTGCGAATACGCTCACAGGTGAGCCAATTGCTCCACACCATCACCTCACAGCTCTCAGCGGTGGCCAGTCCAGGTCACTTATGACAGCGGATATTGCAGTAATAAGCGATTCACCTGTGGTTCTCATTGATGAGGTTGAAAATGCAGGTATCAAGAAGCAGGAAGCTCTCCAGTTACTTGCGGGTGAGGGCAAGATCGTTGTTGTTGTCACACACGACCCGGTACTTGCCCTGATGTCCTCACGCAGGATAGTTATCAGGAACGGTGGTATGGTTGACATTATTACCACAAGCCAGGAAGAGCAGGATGTCTGCTGTAAGATAAGCGAAGTTGATAACTGGCTCATGTCCCTGAGGGAAACCATCAGGCGCGGCGATATTGTGGAGCAGGTTGCATGAAACTGGTAGTACTTGCAGGTACGCCGGGTTCAGGAAAGACCTCTGTTCTCTTACACACCATAAAAGCTCTCATGAGAAATGAGAAACGTCCTGCAGTTGTCAAGGTAGACTGTCTCTGGACCGATGATGACCAGCGTTTCAAGAGGCTGGACATCCCTGTGCATGTAGGACTTGCCAGGGATATGTGTCCTGACCATTTTACTATTTACAACACAGAAGAAATGCTCAGATGGGCTGAGGCAGAGGGTGCTGATGTTCTGTTGAGTGAAACCGCCGGGCTTTGCCTGCGCTGTGCTCCATATCCTGACGAATGTCTTGCTGTATGTGTAATTGATGTTACAACAGGTCCTAACACTCCACTAAAGGTTGGACCACTACTCACAACTGCCGACATAGTTGTCATGACAAAAGGCGACCTTGTTTCACAGGCAGAGCGTGAAGTATTCAGGGAACGTGTACTTGAGGTAAATCCTGGCTGTAACATTGTTGAAGCCAACGGACTGACCGGCAAAGGTGCTTTCGAACTTGCAGAACTTATCCGCTCCGGTCCTGATGCTGTTGACAATATGCTTCTGCGTTACAATCCACCACTTGCAATATGCTCTCTCTGCACAGGTGAGACCAGAGTTGCAAGAAAGCATCACATGGGAGTCCTGAGAAACCTTGACGGTTTCATGGAATACAAGGGGGAATAACCCTTGAGCGAAATTGAAAAACTGCTTCCGGGTTACAACTGTGGAAGTTGTGGCTTCCGTCAGTGCAGGGACTTTGCATCGGAACTTTCGGAGAAGAAAAATGCTGAAGACCTTCATAAATGTCCATTCCTTGCCCGTGACAATTTCAAGGATAATGTGGATAAGATCCTTGTTCTTCTTGGAAAAGATGTCCCGATGGCCGAAATGATCGTCGGCATTATTGATGGTCATGAAGCTGATTTTACACTTGCACCTCTCAGGGATGAATGTTCATGCAGGGAAGATATCCATCCATTTGACGGTTCCATTGAAATAGAGGTTGGTGACATACTTCGTTATAGGCCACTGGGATGTCCTGTAACCCACTTTGCAAAGGTCATTGACAAAATACCGGGGATATATACGGTTCACATGGTAGGACCACTTCACAGGCTTGGGAATGATGATTTCAAGTTCAAGGATGTTGGTCTCTGTATGATACTGGCCTTTGACGGTAAAGTGGCAAAGGGAATGATCCCTAAAGTAGGCCAGACAGTACGTTTCATACCCGAGTACTGCATGATGCAGAAAGTCCACTCCGGCATGGTTGTCGGAGTTGAAGGAAAGAACGTGCGTATTGAAGCTATTGATCTTAAAGTATGGTAAAGAATAGTGATTCTTATGACAGGTTTACCAAAAGTCCTCACTCCTTCCGAGGCTGTATTCAAAGGAATAAAAGATGCAGGAATTGATTTCATTGTGAGTGTTCCCTGTGCCAATCTCAAGGAACTCATTCCAATGGTTGATAAAGCTCCTGAAATTCTCCATCTTCCGGTAACCCGTGAGGAAGAAGGCGTGGGAATCTGTGCAGGAGCTTATATGGGTGGGAAAAAACCTGCTATGCTTATGCAGAATTCCGGTCTTGGAAATTCCATTAATGCTCTAGCATCGCTTAATCAGCTTTATGATATCCCACTTTTGATGATAATGAGCCACAGAGGCGTTGAAGGCGAACCAATTGTAGCTCAGGTTCCAATGGGTGAACTCACTCCCAAATTACTTGATACTATGGAGATTCCCTATTTTATGCCGGAAAGTGGTGTTGACCCGGCAGACCTTATTGCAAAAGCATGGAATACGGCAGTGGAGATGAAAAAACCAGTTGCTGTACTGTTACCAATTCCATTCTGGAGGAAACAGGCATGAAGCGCATAGATGCTATCAATGAGATTGCGGCAAAAGTAAAGGAAAGCAGCGCTCTGCTCATAGGCAATATCGGCATCCCATGTAAGGAGATCCATCATGTATGTGACGTTCCGACGAATTTTTACATGCTTGGCTCCATGGGACTTGCATCTTCAATAGGGCTCGGTCTTGCACTTGCACGACCTGATAAAAAAGTTGTCGCAATAGATGGTGACGGCTCCATTCTCATGAATATGGGAACCCTTGCAACCATAGCTACACAGAGTCCTGAAAATTACCTGCTGGTAATAGTTGATAACGGTGCTTACGGTTCAACAGGAAACCAGCCAACTGCCACTTCAATTGTCACTGACCTTGCAGCAGTTGCAAGAGGTGCTGGTAATAAGGATGTTTTTGAGGTTTCTACTCCAGAAGAACTTAGGGATGTGCTGAAAAGCACGGACAAAGGTATCATTGTTGCAAAAGCAGAACCTGGGAATACTGATGCACCGGTAATTGAAATGACACCTGAGGGAATAATTAAGAGGTTTATGGAGAAATCGGTTCTGTAAGCTTCATCTGAATTCAGTGATTATTCAGGTCAATAAAACATTCTTATGTTGGCATGGATAATAAATATTTTTTCCGAATATTGGCTATTGGTTCTGTTTTTAGTAGATTTTCTACGTAGTCATGAAAGATAATTTTGGATTACTAGAATCCACAAATTTCACTTTTTGTGTACAGTTTGATTAATGGCCATAATAATTAAATGGCATTGCAAATAAAATTATGATAATGTATTGAAATTATTAGGATGGGTGTTCAGTCTATTATGTCATTGACAAAACAAGGTAAAACAATAATTTTGCTGAGCATATTACTTTTGACTTTACTCACAGCTCTATATTTAAAATCAGATGAAATTAATGTCTATATTGAAGTCCATTTAAAAGACGCTGCTAATGACCCAACTCCTCCAGAAGTTATGCTTTCCTGGTACATGCCTCCTGATTTAGTAAATAAAGCTGTAAACCAATCACCATATTTCCCTTCAATCTCCAGATACTCAGGTTCGGTAAACTATACCAGAAGAACTATGATGACAGTATGGTACTTTGATAATTATGTCGATTTGAAAATTGGTGAGCAGGAGTTATACAATTATCTGGAAGAACATGGAAACTTACAAGATGGAACAGTAGACATTACCGAGACGCTTGAAGAAGTGGGTAATGATAATACCATATATGGTCCAACTGAGCTTAATGTAAGCATCTATGAAAGTAATGAAACATCAGGCTATTTTGCAGTCATCATTGAGCCATTTATGCAGAATCAAAGCGAGTATTATGTGATATATTATGGCACAAATGGAAAACCAATCGACGAACAAAATGAAACAATTAAAAAACTGATTTCAAAGGAATACTCAATGATAAATAAAAATGGATATGTCAGAGGCTTGCAGAATTACAGCTAATCTGACATTTTTATTATAGATGTTTACCATGTCGAAAAAAGCTTGTCACTAAAAAAGTTGAGTTAAGGATATATCCTCTCAACCATCTCATTGAGCTTGAATTCTCCGCTCAGTATCTTTTCTTTTAATTTTTCTGCCATTTCTTCCGCTCTCTTGCGGTCTGACTGGCGCAGGACAATAGGAACATCCTGGTGTTTTCCTTCAATTTCAAAGTGAAGGGTTCCAAGTTCGGCAGTGAAAACACCGCCAGGGCAGACAGTTGAGCAGAAACCGCAATTGAAGCACTTGTATCTGTTAAGCAATATTCTATCGTCTTTGCGCTGAATTGCTTCCATGGGGCAATCCCTGATAGGTTTGCAGACCTCACAATCAAGACATGCATCAGGATTGAAATTTATTGCACGGTCGGTACTCTTCCATGCGTCTGCGTAGGTGCTGCTGCCAATCATGACCCTTTTATCCACATCGTTCACAACCATTGGGATATCGCTGTCAGTTTGCAGGATAGCATCAAGTACGGACTGGCTTGTGACTGGTATTGCAACTGCCCATGATGCAATACACTCCGGTCCGGCAGATGTCTTGAATCCACCCATAAGAGCTGCATCCATCTTGTGCATATCGGCAACTCCTGTAAGATTTGGTTTTCCTGGACTGCTGCGTGTTCCTTCTCCGATAACAAAGCCTTCTGCTCCGTTCATGAGTACGCGTGTGCCAATTCCGATAGTATCCATTTTAGGGTCATTCTGCACCGGATTTATTTCTCCGCAACCGGAAAGGGTTGCACTGTGCATGTCAGGACTGAACTGGGTTGCATGGAAGATCGTGTTTACAGGTTTATCGGAACTGTTCACAAAAGCTGCATAATTCTTGAATGTATGTCTTGTAGCGTAGAGTTTTGCATAAGGCATGTCCTCCAGCTTAATCTTACTTTCAATTGCTTCATCTTCAGTTGTAACAACATCCACATCAATTTCCTTTCCTTCTGCAAGTTCCCTGAAAAGGTGGCCTGCACCATAATTATGTATAAGGATCGAATGTGCAGTTCCAAAAACAATAACATCAAGGATTCCAAGGCTTTCATTTGGGCAGGGTCCTACATGGGCAGGTACACCGTTTAAGAACACCTTTGATGCTTTCTTGAAGCATATCGGGGAGTTAATAGGAAAGGACAGGACAGCATAAGTCCCGCTCATAATGGCTCTTGTTGCAGTTGTAACAACATCCACATCCATGCTACGGACATCTTCTCCTTTGTCCACAAGTTCGGATATCTCCTGAGCTGTCATAACAACAGCTTCTTTCTTCTCTAATTTCTCCCTGATATCAGCTACTGAACGTTCCAAAAGTATCCCTCGTAAATGGTTATTATGTTGTGCTTCAATTGATATCTGGAACATGGCCCACTCTAAGAGCCAGAGCAAATATCAATCCAGCATAGGTAAATATGAGCTAAAAGTAAAAAAAGGTTGCAGCAATTGCTGCATTAATCTACGCCAAGTATGCTGGCAAGTTCCAGGCCTTCGCTTCCTAGTTCTGCAAGCTGGTCGAATGCCTCTTCCTTGGTGATGTATTTCTCGGTCCTGGTTCCGTCAGAAGCTTCGATCTTGATCGTGATCTCATTCTTGACATAACCTTTTTCCAGAGATTCGGTTACAATTTCACCATACTGCTCGGCAATGAGCTTCAGGCAGTCAAAAACTTCATTGTTGCGAACAGCATCCTGGCCATCAAGAAGTATCTGGGTTAGTTTCTGGTGCTTGATGAAAAGTTCCATGTACTTTCTGACATCGTTCACAATGCCTGCAATTTTATTGATGTCCAATGACTGTAAGAGTTTTTCATCACCAGTGATTTCAAATTCACCTTGGTATATCTGGTATGTGTCATTATCAGAAATAATCTTGAATTTCTGGTCACCTTTCTTGTTTTCAAAGCTCAGATCAACGTGTTTGTCACCATCGAAGTTCATTGAAGTTACGGCGTAATCAGAAACATCGATCATTTTAACCTTATTTTCTTTGGAAAAAATACCTGCTTTTGTCCAGGTTGGCAGGGATAATTCACCATAAACGTCCCTGATAATAAGTATATCATGAGCATAAACAAGGTCACAGGAATATTCCATCCCTGAGAACGATGCTTTAAGAATACCTTTTAAGGCTCCTTCTTTAGAAGACACCGAGTATGCTTTGTTCGCTCCGTAGATGCCGGATTCAAAAAGAGGATTCAGATTGTTCAGCAGGTCCATCTCTATCTTGTAGATGCCGCTTTCGGATTGTCTCTTGATCTGTTCCAACTTCAGGTTCAGTTCCTTGAGTCCTTTGTCTGCGGTCTCAACACATGCATCGATAACTGAGTTTCTGCATTCCAGAATTTCCTTATCTTCTGCACCTTTTGAACGGTCATCAACATACTGCTGGATGTCCTTGCTGAATTCTCCAATGGCTCTGATCCTTGCTTCAAGGGAGGATATTTCTTCAGTTTCCTCCTCGCTGAGCTCAATAGCAGAATTTTCAAGTGGCAGGACCTTCTTTGCCATTTCTATGAAGTTGTTAAGGTCCTGAATAAAATCTCTTTGTAAAGGTAATTCGGTAGAGTCCTGAAATGTGTATTTCATCCTAATCCCCGTATTGTTTTTAATCTTTTAATCTTATATTCTTGCAGACATAATATATAAATTACTACTCAGGGGATGAAGCATATTTTAAATTACGCTTCTGACCACTTCAAGTATCATGTTCATGTATTTTGTAGCACCGTTCTTCAGGTCCATTGGATGAAGTTCCTCGGATGCGAATACTCTCTCCAGTTCCTCATAACCCTTGCATACGAGGTTGCCACCGAACTTTTCAGGTCTTTCAAAGACAACTTTTTCATATCTTGGGCAAATATGGTATTTGAAAAGCTCCATTACAGGATTATCTTCAACCTGTCCGATAGGACAGAATGCTTTCTTCATCTTTTTCGTCAGGTCAGCTTCAGTATCGTCCACTGATATGAAGTTGTTATTTGATGAGGACATCTTCTCCCCGTCAAGACCGAGAAGTATTGGTGTGTGGATACAGAGAGGTGCTTTAAAACCAAGTCCTGGAAGCCCTTCCCTTCCAAGCATGTGGATCTTCCTCTGGTCAATTCCACCAACTGCAACGTCAACACCAAGCATTGCGATGTCAACTGCCTGCATGATTGGGTAGACCATCTGGGATACTGCCGGGTCATCCATCTTTCTTCCGACTTCATCCATACTCCTTGTTGCCCTGTTCAGGGTTGTGCTACGTGTAAGTTTCAGCACGTTAAGGATGTACTCCTGTCCGAGCTGGTAATCGGAACCATAGACGAACCTTGTGTTCTCCTCATCAAGTCCCAGCGCAATGAAGCATCTTTTGTTGTAATCTGCAATCTCACGTACCTCTTCAAGTGTTCCCTTCTTGTTGAGGTATGCATGTACGTCTGCAAGAAGTACAGTGATCTTAAAACCGGCTTTCTGAAGGTCGAGAAGCTTGTTCACAGTAAGAACGTGTCCCATATGGATCTTACCGCTTGGCTCATATCCGACATAGGCTGTAGGATGTTCCTTTGTTTCCAGAAGCTGTTTAAGTTCGTCCTCAGTCACTATTTCCTGCACATTTCTTTTTATAAGCTCAAGTTTATCCATAGGTTCACCTTATAAATCGTGGAATGTATAAACACATCTCTCTTTAAATGCTTTTTCTTCTTTTACTCGTCTGCGTTTTTAGCAAGGAGTTTCTCAAGAAAAGCCTCTCCTTCTTCAGAAGAGAATAAAGGAATGTCATAATCCGTAAACACTTTTGACCTTATGCTGGTGGTCTTGACATTAAGCTGAGGGTTGAATCCTTCTATCTCGTTCTCTTTTTTCATCACCATTATCCCACGCCTTTGCCATGTGGGAACTTTAGAGATGTTTATCCCTCTTTCAAAAAGCAACTCATGCATGTCAGATGCTCCCTTGTTCTTAAGCATCTTTGCAGCTTCATGTTCCTGCATACCCTCTGAAATCAGGGTATAGTATGCGTAGGAATTGATACAATTGCGCCATGCTTCATCCTGTCTCCAGATGAGATATTCACGAACATCTTCTTCATGGACTGGTATAATTCTCGAATCAAAGGAAACTGGTTCTTCAGGATTTAGTGCCATGCTAAAAGCACTGCTGATATAAGACGGAATTATCGAGTCCATTTTCTCGATTCTGCCGTCAAAGGCCTCATCCCTGAAAAAGAAACTAATCTCGTCAGAAAAAGTATAAGCAAAAACAGGGCTCAATCCGCTTTTCTTAAAAAAGGCCTCTATTGCCTCTACAATAGCGGATGTGAACCTTTCATCATAAGGTTTCTCAAAACCCATGCGTGACAGCGCATTCTTAAAATTCCTTCCATCAATGCGCACGACTACAGGCGGTATACAACGCAGATCCGAATAGATCTCTCGCCTTTTCATGGCTCAGTCTTCTTCTACCACTTTATTGGCTTTTCTGAACTTGTTTACAACATTTCTCACAAGTACGATATCTCCTGCGGTGATAACCCACCTGTAAGGAATTATAACTCCTCTTGAAGTTACGTCAAAAATATCTCTGTTGATGTCAGAAACAGCAATTCCTCTTACTTTTCTCTCGTCAACATCTAACACAAGGTCAGCGACCTTACCTACATATGTACCTGTTTCGGTATAAATGTTCAATCCAAAAAGTGAAGTTATGTCTGCACGCATGATATCCCTACCCTCTTTTATTTTACTTATATATGAATATTTGTATGTAAGTCGGAAATTTCGTGTCTTATGTCCTGTTTTGAGGACATTTTTTTTGATCTCTTACTTATGTCCTTATGGTTGCAATACCATTCTTTACTGCTTCAGCCGACCTTTGCAGAGCACTTGCTTCCCTCTCAGTGAGCTCCAGTTCGATGATTTCTTCAACTCCGCATCTTCCAAGTTTGACAGGCACACCAAGACAGATATCATGCTGCCCGTATTCACCATTAAGGAATGCAGATGCTGGGACTATTTTCTTTGTATCTTTAAGTATGGCTTCAACCATTATTGTGATGGCAGCAGAAGGTGCGTAGAATGCACTTCCGTTTTTTAGGTGACCCACGATCTCAGCACCGGCATTTATAGTCCTGTCAATTATTCTGTTGATGGTTTCATTATCCATGAGCTTGCTCAGAGGTATTCCCGAAACAGTTGAATACTCCGGGAGCGGAACCATTGAATCTCCATGCCCACCCAGTACCATGGCATCAACGTCCCTGACTGAACAGTTCATTTCCTTTGCAATGAAGGATGCAAAACGGCTTGAATCAAGAAGACCGCTCATTCCGAACACTCTGTTCCTGTCAAACTGGGTGCAGCGAAGTGCTGCGTAGGTAATGATATCAAGGGGATTTGTCACGGTCATTATAATAGAATCTGGTGCATATTTCTGGATATTCTCACAGACCTGCTGTGTGATCTTGATATTAGTTGCCAGCAGGTCACTCCTGTCCATCCCTGGCTTGCGTGCAATTCCCGCTGTTACCACGACAATATCTGAATCCGCGATGTCTGCATAGTCATTCGTCCCTGTAACATCAACATCGTAACCCATAAGCGGAGCTGCCTGGAGTATGTCAAGCGCTTTTCCCTGTGGTAGTCCCTCAACAATGTCAACCATGACAACATCTGCGATGTTAAGTTCTGCAAGTCTCTGGACTGTGGTGGCACCTACATTGCCTGAACCGATAACTGCAACTTTGTTCATGTAAATCTCCTGATGGGCTTGAATTTATGTATATATATGTATGGTATATACAGTATAATTACTTCGTCAAATGTGGGGATTGAATTCAATATGTATATATCGGAGCTTATTTTATTTAGCACTTGCAGCTAGCAATCATAGTTATCAATACCTTCTGTTATAACTGAAAAAGGGAATACATCATGCTTACAAGTACTTACATTCACATGCCGCGGATCGGTGCAACCGTGGAAAAAAAGATATGGTCCAACGGGATCAGAACCTGGGAAGAATTCATGGATAATCATGATTGTCTTTTGATACCGTCTTCCAAAAAAGACATGATAATAACAGGAATCCGGGATTCTGTAGAACATCTTGAGGCCCGGGATTTCGAGTTCTTTGCAAGATCACTGCCTTCATCCGAACAATGGAGAGCTTTCAGGGAATTCTCTGGCAAAGTGGCTTATGTAGATATAGAAACCACTGGCCTTTCTCCCGGAAGTTCGTCAATCACAGTTGTCGGGATATATGACGGAAAAGAAGCCAGGACATTTGTAAAAGGCATTGATCTTGACGATATTGTGGACGTATTCCCTAAATATGAGTTTCTCGTAACCTTCAACGGTGCAAGATTCGATCTACCTTTCATTAAGCGTGAGTTCCCTGAGATTAAGTTCAACCAGCTACATGCTGACCTGATGTATCCGCTGCGCCGTATAAAACTAACAGGCGGCCTGAAAAAGATTGAATGCGACCTGGGTATTTCAAGGGCAGAGGAAACCGTAGGTATCAGTGGGTTTGATGCTGTGCGTCTCTGGCACCAGTACGAGCGTGGCGATGAAGAAGCCCTTGACCTTCTCCTGAAATACAACCGTGAGGATATCATTAACCTCAAAACCATCATTGATATGACACTTTCACGCTTTATAGAAAACAAGTTCTCTGAATAAGTTTCACATGAAGTTCGACCTGAAGACACTTCCTGCACTTCCCGGTGTGTATCTTATGAAAGATGCTTCCGGGGATGTGATCTATGTGGGTAAGGCCAAATCCCTGGATAAAAGGGTGCGTCAGTACTTTCAGTCAAAGAGAAATCTCTCTCCTAAAACTGTCACTCTTGTAACACACATAGATGACATAGAGTACATTGTAACTGATTCTGAAATAGATGCCCTTGTACTTGAAGCAAATCTCATCAAAAAGTACAAGCCGCGTTACAATGTCCGCCTGAAGGATGACAAACGCTATCCTTATGTCAAGGTCACTATAAATTCGGAATTTCCTCGTATATTCCTGACCAGAAGGCGACTTATGGATGGAGCAATCTACTTTGGTCCATACACTAATGCAAAAGCCATCCGAACTACTCTTGACATAATTTCCCGAATCTTCATGCTCAGGCAATGCAAAAAGAAAATAGAGCCCGGAAAAACACGGCCATGTCTTAACTACCATATTAAACGATGTATGGCTCCATGTAAAGAAGGTCTTGATAAGGAGGAATATCGTGGTAGGGTCATGGAAGCTGTCAGGCTTCTGAAAGGTGAGACTTCAGGTCTTTTAAAGGAACTGGACAAAAAGATGCGTTCCTTTGCAGAACAGCAGGACTATGAATCTGCCGCAATTATCAGGGACCAGATAGAATCTGTTAAATCCATCTCCGAGCAGCAGATAGCAACATCAGGGATGGATGACCGTGATGTTATTGCAGCAGTTGCAGGTGAGAATGCCATCTACATTCAGGTATTCTATGTTCGTCAGGGAAGCATGGTTGGAAAAGCTGATTTTACTCTTCTGGGTGCCAATACTTCTGAAAGTATTGAGGAATCCATGGCTCAGTTTGTCAAGCAATATTATCAGGATTCGCCGATCCCGCCTGAGATCCTTGTGCAGTATGAGCTTCCCGATATTGAACTCATAGTAAAATGGCTCTGCCAGCGTTCCGGAAGGGATGTGCGTGTTAATGTTCCACAGCGGGGGGACAAGAAAAAACTGGTGGAAATGGCTGCAAGGAATGCTGAGATGTCAAAAAGGATGGCCGGTTTGAAATCAACACCATCAGAATCTGCTATAGAAGCGCTGGAATCATTGAAGGATGTTCTTTCTTTGGAAACGCTTCCTCTACATATAGAAGGATTTGATATTTCCAATATTTCCGGAACAAATCCTGTAGGTTCAATGGTTTATTTTGAAAACGGAAGACCTGCAAACAGCAAATACAGACAGCATAATATCAAGACTGTAAAGGGAATTGATGATTTTGCCATGATGGCTGAAGTGGTTCACAGAAGATATTCACGGTTACTGAAGAATAAAGAACCTCTGCCGGATTTGATTCTCATAGATGGAGGTCCGGGGCAGGTTGGTGCTGCAAAATCCTCTCTTGATGCTCTGGGACTTGAAATTCCTATGATTGGTTTAGCCAAGAGGTTTGAACATATAATCACCACAAAGAAAGGACCGGATGAGGTTATAATTCTCCCTCACAGTTCACCTGCATTAAAAATGCTGATGCATATTCGCGATGAAGCCCACAGGTTTGCGGTGAGTTCCCATCGCCGCAGACGTTCTGCAAGCCTGACTCATTCAGAGCTGGATTCTATTCCAGGTGTTGGTTCTTCACGAAAGAAAATTCTGCTTGAGAATTTCGATTCAATAGACAGGATAAAAATGTCATCCGTAGATGAACTTTCGTCTCTTGATGGGATAAGCAAAAATCTTGCCCGGAAGATACTGGATCATCTAAACAAATAATTAAATCTAATTGAATTATTTGCGGCAAAAATAAATACTGTGGGTTCCAATATTGGTTTGGAATAATTTTGGTAAACAGTATAGTGTGATTAAATGGGAAATGAATTGGAGTTTTACGGGAAAACATATAGTCCTGATATCAGGATGTTGCATGATATGGATGAGGTAGTACACGATCAGCCGTGGCTGCGTTCACAGGACAATATTGAACTTTATTACATGTATCGTGATCTCTCGGCAGATGAAAAAGACCACAAAAGAATAGTCGATAATAGGCT
It encodes:
- the uvrC gene encoding excinuclease ABC subunit UvrC; this translates as MKFDLKTLPALPGVYLMKDASGDVIYVGKAKSLDKRVRQYFQSKRNLSPKTVTLVTHIDDIEYIVTDSEIDALVLEANLIKKYKPRYNVRLKDDKRYPYVKVTINSEFPRIFLTRRRLMDGAIYFGPYTNAKAIRTTLDIISRIFMLRQCKKKIEPGKTRPCLNYHIKRCMAPCKEGLDKEEYRGRVMEAVRLLKGETSGLLKELDKKMRSFAEQQDYESAAIIRDQIESVKSISEQQIATSGMDDRDVIAAVAGENAIYIQVFYVRQGSMVGKADFTLLGANTSESIEESMAQFVKQYYQDSPIPPEILVQYELPDIELIVKWLCQRSGRDVRVNVPQRGDKKKLVEMAARNAEMSKRMAGLKSTPSESAIEALESLKDVLSLETLPLHIEGFDISNISGTNPVGSMVYFENGRPANSKYRQHNIKTVKGIDDFAMMAEVVHRRYSRLLKNKEPLPDLILIDGGPGQVGAAKSSLDALGLEIPMIGLAKRFEHIITTKKGPDEVIILPHSSPALKMLMHIRDEAHRFAVSSHRRRRSASLTHSELDSIPGVGSSRKKILLENFDSIDRIKMSSVDELSSLDGISKNLARKILDHLNK
- a CDS encoding ribonuclease H-like domain-containing protein, coding for MLTSTYIHMPRIGATVEKKIWSNGIRTWEEFMDNHDCLLIPSSKKDMIITGIRDSVEHLEARDFEFFARSLPSSEQWRAFREFSGKVAYVDIETTGLSPGSSSITVVGIYDGKEARTFVKGIDLDDIVDVFPKYEFLVTFNGARFDLPFIKREFPEIKFNQLHADLMYPLRRIKLTGGLKKIECDLGISRAEETVGISGFDAVRLWHQYERGDEEALDLLLKYNREDIINLKTIIDMTLSRFIENKFSE
- the mdh gene encoding malate dehydrogenase produces the protein MNKVAVIGSGNVGATTVQRLAELNIADVVMVDIVEGLPQGKALDILQAAPLMGYDVDVTGTNDYADIADSDIVVVTAGIARKPGMDRSDLLATNIKITQQVCENIQKYAPDSIIMTVTNPLDIITYAALRCTQFDRNRVFGMSGLLDSSRFASFIAKEMNCSVRDVDAMVLGGHGDSMVPLPEYSTVSGIPLSKLMDNETINRIIDRTINAGAEIVGHLKNGSAFYAPSAAITIMVEAILKDTKKIVPASAFLNGEYGQHDICLGVPVKLGRCGVEEIIELELTEREASALQRSAEAVKNGIATIRT